Below is a genomic region from Scheffersomyces stipitis CBS 6054 chromosome 8, complete sequence.
TCGGGCTCCAACGTCGCTGCTTCCGCCAATGTTGGGCCATGGGTtgaacagcagcagcagcagcaacatTCGACTTTGTCGTCTTTGGATGCTAAAGGCAAACTCGACTCGTCTCTGTTATAccaacagaaagaaaaacaagGCGGTCTAGGATCCGGACTTAGCTCTGGACTCCAGTCTTCTGATCCATCTGGCTCGAATATTGGCAAAGATGATGACAACTCCGTCAACAATACCATCAACGATACCGATACCATCGATGACGATGAGTTGATCCCCACTGCCATCGtaatcaagaatatccCCTTTgccatcaagaaggagCAGTTGTTGGATGTCATGACCAAACTCAACTTGCCCTTGCCATATGCCTTCAACTACCACTTCGACAACGGCGTATTCCGAGGCTTGGCCTTTGCTAACTTCACGTCTACGGAAGAAACATCTCTCGTAGTCAACCATTTGAATGGAAGAGAAATCGGAGGCAGAAAGTTGAGAGTTGagtacaagaagatgttgcctttacaagaaagagaacGCATCGAACGcgaaaagagagaaaaaaGGGGCCAGTTGGAAGAACAACACCGTTCCACTTCTAATGCATCGCTTGCTTCGTTGATGTCTGCTGCGTCTACTACGGCTGCTACCAAAAACTTGAGTGTTAGTGCTGCGACACCCAGTGGAACCACAGAGAGATTGTATCTCCAATTGCCATTAAATGCACTTTTGGTTTCGACACCTCCTATGGAGTTAAATTTCAACGATTCCGAAACGTTGGAGTTGTACTCACAATTGCTCTTATTCAGAGACGATATTGGCAAATCTGTTTTTGAACTTGCCATTTCGCCAGCtaatttgaacttgactcAGAGAAAGATATTGTCTATTTTatgcaacttcttgaatttgctCGAGATGTTCGACAACGGCTTGATAATCatcagaagaaaacatGGCCATGTAGTCCAATCTCTTACTCAAACAGCTTTAGGTTCGCAGCCAGTCCAGCCCTCTCACTCTTCGTCCATGATGAATTTGGGCCAATTGGCTTCTACTGGAGGCAATACTGCAGCTGCTGCCACTACCTCGAATCCTGCTCACCCGGAGTTGTTAAGATCGCAATCGCAATCTGCTTTACCACTTCCAAGATTAAGACAACAGACTTCAACCCCAATCCAGCAGTTTTCTCAGTATCAACAGGCTCCTGGTCAGCAACCACcgcaacagcaacaacaacagcagcaacagcctGTAGCtccacaacaacaaggaaGAGGCTACCCTCAACAGTTCAACATGTACCAACAGCCTCAacaacaatctcaacaacagAACAATGGCAATAGTAACAGTAATAATCCACAGGTTGTGACACCAACTATGGTTTCGTCTAGTGCTGCTTCTCTTTTGAGGTCCTCCAATAACAGATCTTATGTAGACATCAGATCAACTCCACCACTTGGAGGAAACTTCAACCAGCAGCAGGGTCAGCATTCGAATCAACAGAATTCCATAACCAACTCTCCAACACCTCAGCACCACCACAACCACCATTTAGGgcttcagcaacaacagcaacacTTTTTCCAGAACCAAGCTCTTGGAAATCCATCTCAGCCCACCACCCCACTTGCTTCCACTGACATTAACTCCAGATTCCAACCATTCGGTCAGCATGCGCATTTGAATGGCAGCATGACTTCGTTGCAGCACCAGAACGGATCCAATGTTCAATTAGAAGATTATAGCTCCGGAAACAACGATCCtttgaacaacaagttcaacaacttgaatcTTTCTGGCGCACCTTACGAAATGTCGAACTCCGGCATCTGGGGCCCAAAGTGAAGCCATACAGATTAGAACACCCCCAAAATTAATGAAAGAAGACTTATTCCACTGTTAAACATATTAACGAATTAATGGAGCTTGATTTTACGAGATTTAATGCTTTGAATAGACAGCcttattgaagaacattCGAAAATTACAAAAACAATAATATCTATCCCATTTAAATGGTTCTAGATGATATGCTTGAGCCCCCAATAGTACCGTGTATCGGTAATTATAGATCCATCATTCCTCTCCCCCACTATCCAAATCGCTTGTACTTAATACAATTATGCTCATGCTCATGAAAACTAATGAATTGATAGAACGGATATAGAGAAGGTAAGCGAACCATTattatcttcttgtttccCACGATACTTATGATCTTTATGATGCCTTAGAGACGAGATTACCCAAAAATGCTCAACCAGCGCCAGCTTTTCTGCAAACAAAGACATTAGTTTTGCCCCCTCAGTTTTCATCCGATTCTAGCGACTGCTAAATCGAGAAGCCCGTTCACATTGGACCAGCGCTGATAACGGTAGGTCCATCTACCAGATTCATCTCTATGTtttttatatatatgtTTATTTATTCCTACGAGGCACGCGACGCTTCAGGTATGCAATGTAAAAATGATCAAGAGAAGTGTAGGAGATGTCAGTACTTAAGAATCAAGGACGACTCTATTAGAAAATAAGTCAATTGCTTTAAAAAATAAGCTCGCTACAATTGCCAAATTGTCATTTAATGTTAGTAAAAAGATCAGTAAAAGTCAGCAGAATTCAAACAATGGATTTTTCATCTCAATTATCATCTCATTTTAATTTCCTATAGTTCAAACTCAGGTCCCACACAAAAACTGAGAACCGAGGACGACCCCGGAACTGCGGAGTTCACAATAACCTCTCTAGTTCCTAATATCTCCTCCAATAGGAAAAGGGAGTCGGAACCGAAGCTGAATGAAACTTTCCCCACTGCCCTCCACTTTGGGGACAGATAACTTTAAATTGTGGCCACAATTTCTACACTTGATTACTGTACAGCTGTCTTTATGGAAAGGGCTTTAGTATGCCATAAATTACAGGATAAATATGAACAGACAAAGAAACACGAATTTAAAATTCCATTTCAACAAAGCTTAGCCAATTCAGCCAATTGAAATCGTTTCCTTTCATTTTCCAGCATTCTTTTCCTATTCTTTAGTTTCATAACCAGACTCAATTCCGGCCAGAGCCCCGGCAGATCTTGTTAAATTCGATGTTCGCCACTGCCAGAGAAACGCTGCCTTCACGTGACcgaatttcttttttgacATCAGAAAAAAGTGAGAAAAAACAAAAGCTGACTTCTCAAGATTGTAAAGAATTGATAAATTCTGGACGTTAATTTATTTTCACCAAGTGAGCAGACACGTCTGACGGGAATCATCGCTACGAAACGTCTCCTTTGGCACCTGTGTGAACCGCCTGCCTGAGCCGCTGCAACCATCCCCTCCTGCAAGAGAAGCCTGAACTGAAGTCGTTGAAATCTCCAAATAGGTGCCTATCTAGTTTCAGACCCGTCTTTTATCAGTGCAATTTGAACTACTTTCACCGTACAAGATTGTTTGCCTTATCAGTTACTGAAaagtcaattccattttACCGGctacaattctacaataaaTTTCAAGACCGGGACCGAAATCtcaaacttgaagctgaaatTTTGTGGAGCATCTCTGTTCATTTATAGTAAAAAACTTCATCTGACTTCGCGGATCTGAAGATATTTATTCACAATTCCCTTACAAATTTACACAAGGGGAgcaattgaattgaaactaGTGATTATCATTTCAAGTTTCTATAACAATTCATCTTTACCCGATTTTCTATCTTTGCCAGATCTTCCGATCTTTATCACATTATCCATCTTAAATTAACAATCTACTATGGGTCAGATCCTTTCGCAACCAGTCACTGAAAAGCAGTCGGAACTGGGCCAAGACAAACACATCGCCTACGGGTTGTCGTGCATGCAAGGCTGGAGAATCAACATGGAAGATGCTCACTCCACAGTTTTgaacttgtacaagttAGAACCTGAAGACGAAACCGAGTCAGAAAAACAGGACAAAATCAAGCCTGACGATGAAAAGGAGGATGAAAGTGTCTCCAATGAACGTGTAGCTTTCTTTGGTGTTTATGACGGTCACGGTGGTGAAAAAGCCGCCATCTTTACTGGAAACCATTTGCACCAAATAATCAAGTCTACTGAAGcatttgaaaagaaggatTACATCAACGCCCTTAAGGAAGGTTTCTTGAGCTGTGACCAAGCCATTCTCAAGGACTTCTACATGAGAGACGACGAAAGTGGATGTGCTGCTACCTCTGTGATTATTTCCGAAGACAAGATTGTCTGTGGTAACGCCGGTGACTCCAGAACTATCATGTCTATCAACGGTTTTGCCAAAGCCTTATCGTACGATCACAAGCCTTCCAACGAAGGAGAAAAAGCAAGAATCTGTTCTGCCGGTGGTTACGTTGATATGGGAAGAGTTAACGGTAATTTGGCCTTATCCCGTGGTATTGGTGATTTcgagttcaagaagaacatcGACTTGCCAGCAGAAGAACAGATTGTCACGTGTTACCCAGACGTTATTCAGCACGATATCAATCTCGACAATGACGAATTTGTCATTTTGGCCTGTGATGGTATTTGGGATTGTTTAACGTCGCAAAAGTGTGTTGAATGTGTCAGAAGAGGTATTTACGAACGTAAGTCTTTAACCGACATATGTGAAGAAATTATGGAATTGTGCTGTGCCCCTACCAGCGACGGTTCTGGTATCGGCTGTGATAATATGTCCATCGCTATTGTTGCTCTCTTGGACAACCGTATCAATGAAACTTTGGAGCAATGGTATGAGAAGATAATCAAGAGAGTTGAAATAGCTCAGAAAGACGACTCGTTGAAGTATGGGCCAATATCAAAGCCATACTCGGAAATATATAAGCAGATGTACGGTGAGTTCTACGAGATTGGTCAACAGTCACAAGCACCTAACTCCAGAAGTAACGGATCTGGTTTATCTGGTATTTCTAATGGAGGCTCCATTTTTGGTAGACAAGCATATGAAGGTGATATCGAAAATAATCAGACCGAGAGTCAAATTGATGACGCCGACCTTGGAAGTGGTGCCATTTCCTTACAGAAATTGTTAGCAAGTAATGCAATCACCAATGAAAATGGTGTTATATATCTCGATACTTCGTCTGCACAGTCTTTGTTGGCACACTTTGGTATGTCTGGCGAAgtagctgaagaagatgaagaggaagatgacgaagagGATGTCCACGATAAAcatattgaaattgaagaggttgatgaagatgacgaggaAGAAGTGTCGAAGGAAGAAACATCCGAAGGCAAGAAAGATTAAGTTGATATCGTCATAGATTTTTGTTGTGTTACATTACATTTTATTTATGTTGATtctgtttgtttgttttaTTCTGTATTCTTGTTACTCTTCAGGCATCACGACTTCATtcatatttttcactcgCCAAGTGCATGGCTACGCAACTGCTAAAATTAATGATTAATGGCTAGTGTTATCtatttctttttgattATTGTCCATAGAAAAAACCAAAGatgattttcaattctgggTTTCAACACACATACTATTATATCTCGATAAGACGTCCTTCAAGAGCATTTCTACCGTATTCAGTTCCTATCTCTGCAAATAGTACTATATGATTGTATAGTATAATAGTTATGATAATATCGTATTGTGAACTGTTGACAGTGTGTAATTTCAGTAACGAGTGTAAATATTGATTTAAGTAGTCCGTTGAGCCAGAGAATGTGGTATAGAGTGAAATGGATCTTTATCCTTAGAGGTTTAAGCTCTTTGGTTCGCAGCCACGCAATGCCAATCCTTGAGCTTTGTGTGCAAATTGTCATGCATGAAAGGCAGCACATTGTGAAGAACATGTTGCAATTACAATCTGGGCAGAATTAGATCAAACTTCTTGTGCACACGTACCGATCTACAGCACAGATGAATAACAACCATAGACCCTGGCGACAGTGTACAAGCTCAGTGACATAAACGAAATGCTACTGAATCAAGAGACTTTCTAAATTCTCCAAATTGGTTGTTGATCATGATTTAGAATGATAAGAGCTTTGAAGTTTTTagagaaattgtagatCAAATTGCGAGAAGAAATCTTGAGTTGCAGAAAATTCATTGACAATTAATGTTCCGGTCAGCACCGAAGAAAGACCAACAATATAGTAGAAAAAAGAAGCAACAATCCAATTCTGTTTATCCCATAGAACTAGTCTACTGAGAATTGACAGTTTATGATGGACCGGTGGGTGTTTTTTCAATGTCGTCTGGCTATTACAGATCTGGGACTAACACTTATCTCCTGCACACGTCTGACCAGATCCCATCACGTGAGTCAGTTACGAGAAAACGCCGCTTCTGTGCCATAGTAAATAAAGCGGTGATAAACAACTCCAGAAATACACCAAGATTAACTGCAAAAAGAACTACTCTTTTCACTAGTAGAGGCTACTGAATTTCTCATGTCGCAATTTGCTTGAATTTCTCCATTTCTTGTATCTACGCTTTCTTCCTTCCCCACATATTTCCCTGTCATCATATACACTAATTAGAAATCACA
It encodes:
- a CDS encoding predicted protein, giving the protein MDLRNLSATPNQMDSVMQRRPSLSSLSSTSGYASSTYGGTSNSNQNNQNNQNNISNHNNHIGSNSNANTSNNTPQMSHQRLSGSTSRNTLNLQNSWLNQNSGSNVAASANVGPWVEQQQQQQHSTLSSLDAKGKLDSSGLQSSDPSGSNIGKDDDNSVNNTINDTDTIDDDELIPTAIVIKNIPFAIKKEQLLDVMTKLNLPLPYAFNYHFDNGVFRGLAFANFTSTEETSLVVNHLNGREIGGRKLRVEYKKMLPLQERERIEREKREKRGQLEEQHRSTSNASLASLMSAASTTAATKNLSVSAATPSGTTERLYLQLPLNALLVSTPPMELNFNDSETLELYSQLLLFRDDIGKSVFELAISPANLNLTQRKILSILCNFLNLLEMFDNGLIIIRRKHGHVVQSLTQTALGSQPVQPSHSSSMMNLGQLASTGGNTAAAATTSNPAHPELLRSQSQSALPLPRLRQQTSTPIQQFSQYQQAPGQQPPQQQQQQQQQPVAPQQQGRGYPQQFNMYQQPQQQSQQQNNGNSNSNNPQVVTPTMVSSSAASLLRSSNNRSYVDIRSTPPLGGNFNQQQGQHSNQQNSITNSPTPQHHHNHHLGLQQQQQHFFQNQALGNPSQPTTPLASTDINSRFQPFGQHAHLNGSMTSLQHQNGSNVQLEDYSSGNNDPLNNKFNNLNLSGAPYEMSNSGIWGPK
- a CDS encoding predicted protein (go_function catalytic activity) — protein: MGQILSQPVTEKQSESGQDKHIAYGLSCMQGWRINMEDAHSTVLNLYKLEPEDETESEKQDKIKPDDEKEDESVSNERVAFFGVYDGHGGEKAAIFTGNHLHQIIKSTEAFEKKDYINALKEGFLSCDQAILKDFYMRDDESGCAATSVIISEDKIVCGNAGDSRTIMSINGFAKALSYDHKPSNEGEKARICSAGGYVDMGRVNGNLALSRGIGDFEFKKNIDLPAEEQIVTCYPDVIQHDINLDNDEFVILACDGIWDCLTSQKCVECVRRGIYERKSLTDICEEIMELCCAPTSDGSGIGCDNMSIAIVALLDNRINETLEQWYEKIIKRVEIAQKDDSLKYGPISKPYSEIYKQMYGEFYEIGQQSQAPNSRSNGSGLSGISNGGSIFGRQAYEGDIENNQTESQIDDADLGSGAISLQKLLASNAITNENGVIYLDTSSAQSLLAHFGMSGEEDDEEDVHDKHIEIEEVDEDDEEEVSKEETSEGKKD